The following coding sequences are from one Culex quinquefasciatus strain JHB chromosome 1, VPISU_Cqui_1.0_pri_paternal, whole genome shotgun sequence window:
- the LOC119765448 gene encoding eukaryotic translation initiation factor 3 subunit A-like has protein sequence MSRYMQRPENALKRANEFIEVGKPARALDTLQEVFRIKKWTYTWSEAVIEPIMFKYLDLCVELKKSHIAKEGLFQYRNMFQMLNVGSLENVIRGYLKMAEERTEAAQQQSSQAILDIDDLDNLATPESILMSAVCGEDAQDRSDRTILLPWVKFLWESYGQCLELLKVNSHCENLYHDIAKMAFAFCLKYNRKMEFRKLCEKLRKHLDDISKVSSQTANVSISKPETQQLNLDTRLNQLDCAIQMELWLEAYKAIEDIHGLMTLSKKTPMPKTMALYYQKLAMVFWKAGNQLFHAAALLKLFQLSRDMKKNVTQEEIQRMTSHVLIATLAIPLPSAHPEFDRFIETDKSPLEKAQKLAVLLGLQQPPSRVSLLKEVLRLNVLQLAAPQFQNLYKWLEVEFDPLNLCSRVQGVIEEITADENSPYTQYTQALQDVTLVRLVRQVSQVYQSIEFSRFLSLAKFANSFYLERILVDCVRHNDMQITIDHRNHSVHFGTDLSESARGSPDGPTLQSMPSEQVRSQLVNMSVVLHRAIATINPNRKKADRERLRNQMVKNYEENMVKDHQRILQRQKKIEDRKEYIERVNLEREELEQRQLEEHCSQAYQ, from the exons ATGTCCCGGTATATGCAGCGGCCGGAAAATGCCCTCAAAAGGGCCAACG AGTTCATCGAGGTTGGCAAGCCAGCCCGAGCCCTGGACACGCTCCAGGAGGTGTTTCGCATCAAGAAATGGACGTACACCTGGTCGGAGGCCGTGATCGAGCCAATCATGTTCAAGTATCTGGATCTGTGCGTGGAGCTGAAAAAGTCGCACATCGCGAAGGAGGGCCTGTTCCAGTACCGGAACATGTTCCAGATGTTGAACGTGGGCTCGCTGGAGAATGTGATCCGCGGGTATCTGAAGATGGCGGAGGAGCGGACGGAGGCCGCCCAGCAGCAGTCTTCGCAAGCGATTCTGGACATTGACGATTTGGACAATTTGGCCACGCCGGAGTCGATTCTGATGAGTGCCGTGTGCGGTGAGGACGCGCAGGATCGTTCGGATCGGACGATTTTGCTGCCGTGGGTCAAGTTTTTGTGGGAGAGTTATGGGCAGTGTTTGGAGCTGTTGAAGGTCAACTCGCACTGCGAGAATTTGTACCACGACATTGCCAAGATGGCATTTGCGTTCTGTCTGAAGTACAACCGTAAGATGGAGTTCCGCAAGTTGTGCGAGAAGCTGCGCAAGCACTTGGACGACATCAGCAAGGTGAGCTCGCAGACGGCCAACGTGAGCATCTCGAAGCCGGAGACGCAGCAGCTGAACTTGGACACGCGTCTAAACCAGCTGGATTGCGCCATCCAGATGGAGCTGTGGCTGGAGGCTTACAAGGCCATCGAGGATATTCATGGGTTGATGACGCTGTCGAAGAAGACGCCGATGCCCAAGACGATGGCGTTGTATTACCAGAAGTTGGCTATGGTCTTCTGGAAGGCCGGCAATCAGCTGTTCCACGCCGCGGCTCTGCTCAAGCTGTTCCAGCTGTCCCGTGACATGAAGAAGAACGTCACCCAGGAGGAAATCCAACGCATGACGTCGCACGTGTTGATTGCCACTCTGGCGATTCCGCTTCCGTCGGCCCATCCGGAGTTTGATCGGTTCATCGAGACGGACAAGAGTCCGCTGGAGAAGGCCCAAAAGTTGGCCGTCCTGCTCGGTCTGCAGCAGCCGCCGTCTCGTGTGTCCCTGCTGAAGGAGGTCCTCCGTCTGAACGTGCTGCAGCTGGCCGCTCCTCAGTTCCAGAACCTGTACAAATGGCTCGAGGTTGAGTTCGACCCGTTAAACCTGTGCTCTCGCGTCCAGGGCGTCATCGAGGAGATCACCGCCGATGAGAACAGTCCGTATACTCAGTACACGCAGGCCCTGCAGGACGTCACGTTGGTGCGCCTCGTTCGCCAAGTGTCCCAGGTCTACCAATCGATCGAGTTCTCGCGCTTCCTGTCGCTGGCCAAGTTCGCCAACAGCTTCTACCTGGAGCGCATCCTCGTCGACTGTGTCCGCCACAACGACATGCAAATTACGATCGATCATCGCAACCACTCGGTCCACTTTGGCACCGACCTGAGCGAGTCAGCGCGAGGATCACCGGACGGGCCGACGCTGCAGTCGATGCCCTCGGAGCAGGTCCGTTCGCAGCTGGTCAACATGTCGGTTGTGCTGCACCGCGCCATCGCCACGATCAACCCGAACCGCAAGAAGGCCGACCGCGAACGTCTGCGCAACCAGATGGTCAAGAACTACGAGGAGAACATGGTCAAGGACCACCAGCGCATTCTGCAGCGCCAGAAGAAGATCGAAGACCGCAAGGAGTACATCGAGCGGGTCAACCTGGAGCGCGAAGAGCTGGAACAGCGCCAACTGGAGGAA CACTGTTCCCAAGCATACCAGTAA